The proteins below come from a single Halostagnicola larsenii XH-48 genomic window:
- a CDS encoding HalOD1 output domain-containing protein, whose amino-acid sequence MLLSVDGSDRSTQQSLSFEIINAIANEEGVDTTAIEPPEYEPLYEVLNPEALDALFAPREDGTPRTNGRVEFPYCGYQVTVTSDGEVHVRE is encoded by the coding sequence ATGCTACTCTCAGTGGACGGATCCGACCGAAGTACTCAGCAATCGCTGAGCTTCGAGATTATCAATGCGATCGCGAACGAAGAGGGAGTCGATACGACGGCGATCGAGCCACCCGAATATGAGCCGCTCTACGAAGTTCTCAATCCGGAAGCGCTCGACGCGCTGTTTGCCCCTCGAGAGGACGGAACGCCGCGGACGAACGGCCGGGTCGAATTCCCGTACTGCGGCTATCAGGTCACGGTCACGAGCGATGGAGAGGTCCACGTTCGCGAGTGA
- a CDS encoding acyl-CoA thioesterase — protein MSEYAYEVAIDVRLRDVDFMGHVNNAIYATYLEEAREAYFTDIVGQSLVELDTVLASLEIEYETPIEAEQTVTVGLGVTDLGDSSIPIEYEIRAGGTRAATARSVQVFVDRETGRARSIPPELRTRLEADSV, from the coding sequence ATGAGCGAGTACGCCTATGAAGTGGCTATCGACGTCCGTCTCCGCGACGTCGATTTTATGGGGCACGTAAACAACGCGATCTACGCGACGTATCTCGAGGAGGCCCGCGAAGCGTACTTCACCGATATCGTCGGCCAGTCGCTCGTCGAGCTCGACACCGTTCTGGCGTCGCTCGAGATCGAGTACGAAACGCCGATCGAAGCGGAGCAGACGGTGACGGTCGGTCTAGGTGTGACAGATCTCGGTGACTCGAGCATCCCGATTGAGTACGAGATTCGGGCGGGCGGAACGCGAGCGGCCACCGCTCGTTCCGTGCAGGTCTTCGTCGACCGGGAAACCGGCCGGGCACGATCGATACCGCCGGAGCTACGCACCCGTCTCGAGGCGGATTCGGTCTAG
- a CDS encoding ribonuclease H-like domain-containing protein — protein MQIENSFIPVRGVGEATERRLWANGVTHWDEFEGEVVGETLAERIESFIEDGTAHLARGDMSFFADAFPASSHWRLYENVKNDACFLDIETTGLDSTYNDVTTVSVHRDGETKTFVKGDDLTADRLQTELDAASLLVTFNGKRFDVPFLETCYDVDASMPHVDLMYPCKKLGLDGGLKQVERDLGIDRDKPDLSGRDAVRLWNEYERGDEEALETLIEYNRDDTANLEPLMEVVSSRLHETVFEANW, from the coding sequence GTGCAAATCGAGAACAGTTTCATCCCAGTCCGGGGAGTCGGTGAAGCGACCGAACGGCGACTCTGGGCGAACGGCGTCACCCACTGGGACGAGTTCGAGGGTGAGGTCGTCGGCGAGACGCTCGCAGAACGGATCGAGTCGTTTATCGAAGACGGCACGGCGCACCTGGCCCGCGGCGACATGTCGTTTTTCGCGGACGCGTTTCCGGCCTCGAGTCACTGGCGACTCTACGAGAACGTCAAGAACGACGCGTGCTTTTTGGACATCGAGACGACGGGACTCGATTCGACCTACAACGACGTGACGACGGTCAGCGTCCACCGCGACGGTGAGACGAAGACGTTCGTCAAGGGTGACGATCTCACCGCCGACAGACTCCAGACCGAACTCGATGCGGCGTCACTGCTGGTCACCTTCAACGGAAAGCGATTCGACGTCCCCTTCCTCGAGACGTGTTACGACGTGGACGCATCGATGCCCCACGTCGATCTCATGTACCCGTGTAAGAAACTCGGACTCGACGGCGGGCTCAAGCAAGTCGAACGGGATCTCGGCATCGATCGGGACAAACCCGACCTCTCCGGACGGGACGCCGTTCGACTCTGGAACGAATACGAACGCGGCGACGAGGAGGCACTCGAGACCTTGATCGAGTACAACCGCGACGACACGGCGAACCTCGAGCCGTTGATGGAGGTCGTTTCGTCCCGGCTGCACGAGACCGTCTTCGAGGCCAATTGGTAA